A region of Saccharococcus thermophilus DNA encodes the following proteins:
- a CDS encoding cation:dicarboxylate symporter family transporter yields the protein MRKIGLAWQIFIGLILGVVVGAIFYGDPKVTTYLQPIGDIFLRLIKMIVIPIVISSLVVGVANVGDLKKLGKLGGKTIIYFEIITTIAIVVGLLAANIFQPGAGVNMKSLEKTDIQSYIDTTNEVKHHSMIETVVNIVPKNIFESLSTGDMLPIIFFSVMFGLGVAAIGEKGKPVLQFFQGTAEAMFYVTNQIMKFAPFGVFALIGVTVSKFGVESLIPLSKLVIVVYGTMIFFILVVLGGVAKLAGINIFNIIKILKDELILAYSTASSETVLPKIMEKMEKFGCPKAITSFVIPTGYSFNLDGSTLYQALAAIFIAQMYGIHMPISQQISLLLVLMVTSKGIAGVPGVSFVVLLATLGTVGIPVEGLAFIAGIDRILDMARTVVNVVGNSLAAVIMSKWEGQYNEEKGKQYISELQQSA from the coding sequence ATGAGAAAGATCGGATTAGCTTGGCAAATTTTCATCGGTCTCATTCTTGGGGTTGTCGTGGGAGCAATTTTTTATGGGGATCCGAAGGTTACCACTTATTTGCAGCCAATTGGAGATATTTTTCTCCGTTTAATAAAAATGATTGTTATTCCAATTGTTATTTCTAGCCTTGTTGTTGGAGTCGCCAATGTAGGGGATTTGAAGAAACTTGGAAAACTAGGCGGAAAAACAATTATTTATTTCGAAATTATCACGACGATCGCCATTGTCGTCGGTTTATTGGCGGCGAATATTTTCCAGCCGGGAGCCGGCGTGAACATGAAATCGTTGGAGAAAACAGATATTCAAAGCTATATTGACACAACCAACGAAGTGAAGCACCACTCGATGATTGAAACGGTCGTCAACATTGTCCCAAAAAATATTTTTGAATCTCTCTCAACGGGAGATATGTTGCCGATTATTTTCTTCTCGGTTATGTTCGGTTTAGGGGTAGCGGCAATTGGCGAGAAGGGAAAACCGGTATTGCAATTTTTCCAAGGCACCGCGGAAGCGATGTTTTATGTGACAAACCAAATTATGAAGTTTGCGCCGTTTGGCGTGTTTGCGCTGATCGGTGTAACGGTTTCGAAATTTGGGGTAGAGTCGCTTATTCCGCTCAGCAAGCTTGTTATAGTTGTTTACGGTACGATGATCTTCTTTATTCTTGTAGTACTTGGCGGAGTTGCTAAACTGGCCGGTATAAATATTTTTAATATTATAAAGATTTTGAAAGATGAATTGATTTTGGCGTACAGTACGGCAAGTTCCGAAACCGTTCTTCCAAAAATCATGGAGAAAATGGAGAAGTTCGGGTGTCCGAAAGCAATTACATCATTTGTCATTCCGACAGGCTATTCGTTTAACCTAGACGGTTCTACTCTATATCAGGCACTGGCTGCCATTTTTATCGCGCAGATGTACGGCATTCATATGCCGATTTCGCAACAAATTTCGCTTTTGCTTGTGTTAATGGTAACATCGAAAGGAATCGCTGGTGTGCCGGGCGTCTCGTTTGTCGTGTTGCTCGCAACGTTAGGAACGGTTGGCATCCCGGTAGAAGGATTGGCGTTTATCGCCGGAATCGACCGCATTTTGGATATGGCCCGCACGGTTGTCAACGTCGTTGGCAACTCGCTGGCGGCGGTCATTATGTCCAAATGGGAAGGACAATATAACGAAGAAAAAGGAAAACAATATATTTCTGAACTGCAACAAAGTGCATAA
- the sigK gene encoding RNA polymerase sporulation sigma factor SigK, translated as MSGILSAFTFLIKELAFLVSYIKNNAFPQPLSAKEEEKYLELMAKGDEQARNILIEHNLRLVAHIVKKFENTGEDVEDLISIGTIGLIKAIESYSPGKGTKLATYAARCIENEILMHLRSLKKTRKDVSLHEPIGQDKEGNEISLIDILKSEGNDIVDEIHLNMELEQIKKYIDVLDEREKEVIISRFGLDMQQEKTQREIAKELGISRSYVSRIEKRALMKMFHEFYRHEKEKRR; from the coding sequence ATGTCCGGTATTTTATCCGCGTTCACATTCCTCATTAAAGAATTAGCGTTTTTAGTATCATATATTAAGAACAACGCATTTCCCCAACCGTTAAGCGCTAAAGAAGAAGAAAAATACTTAGAACTGATGGCGAAAGGAGATGAACAAGCCCGCAATATTTTAATTGAGCATAATTTACGCCTTGTTGCCCATATTGTAAAAAAGTTTGAAAATACGGGCGAGGATGTAGAGGATTTGATTTCCATCGGCACCATCGGCCTGATTAAGGCAATCGAAAGCTATTCCCCTGGCAAAGGGACAAAATTAGCGACATATGCCGCGCGCTGCATTGAAAACGAAATTTTAATGCATTTGCGCTCATTAAAAAAAACGCGAAAGGACGTCTCTTTGCACGAGCCGATCGGGCAGGATAAAGAAGGAAACGAAATTAGCTTAATCGATATTTTAAAATCAGAAGGAAACGATATTGTGGATGAAATTCACCTAAACATGGAACTTGAACAAATAAAAAAATACATCGATGTGTTAGATGAGAGGGAAAAGGAAGTAATTATTAGCCGCTTCGGCCTCGACATGCAGCAAGAAAAAACACAGCGTGAAATCGCGAAAGAGCTCGGCATTTCCAGAAGCTATGTATCGCGGATTGAAAAGCGCGCATTAATGAAAATGTTTCATGAGTTTTATCGCCATGAAAAAGAAAAGCGGAGATAG
- a CDS encoding DedA family protein yields MHDLVQTIFTFLVNLGYFGVALALMIEIIPSEIVLAYAGYLVSRGEISFVGAVIAGTIGGTIAQLFLYWIGHYGGRPFLDKYGKYLLIKKKHLNVAEQWFEKYGPGVIFTARFIPVVRHAISIPAGIAKMSWKKFTFYTTCAIIPWSIFFIFLGERLGSHWQKINEMAHPYLRPIIFAAVAATIVYIGIQVYRRRRT; encoded by the coding sequence ATGCACGATTTGGTACAGACGATTTTTACCTTCTTGGTTAATTTAGGATATTTTGGAGTTGCCTTAGCATTAATGATTGAAATTATTCCAAGCGAAATTGTACTTGCGTATGCCGGATATTTAGTATCGCGTGGAGAAATATCCTTTGTTGGGGCGGTGATAGCGGGAACGATCGGCGGAACGATCGCCCAGCTGTTTCTTTATTGGATTGGACATTATGGCGGCAGACCGTTTCTTGACAAATACGGAAAATATTTGTTGATTAAAAAGAAACATCTTAATGTAGCAGAACAATGGTTTGAAAAATACGGTCCAGGCGTCATATTTACTGCAAGGTTCATTCCGGTTGTTCGCCATGCTATTTCGATCCCGGCAGGCATTGCGAAAATGTCGTGGAAAAAATTCACTTTCTATACAACGTGCGCGATTATTCCGTGGTCGATTTTCTTTATTTTTTTAGGAGAACGGTTAGGAAGCCACTGGCAAAAAATTAATGAAATGGCCCACCCGTATTTGCGGCCGATTATCTTTGCCGCGGTTGCCGCTACCATCGTTTATATCGGCATACAAGTATATCGGCGCAGACGGACGTAA
- a CDS encoding methyl-accepting chemotaxis protein encodes MKTKFQSLSMKISLLIVSLMIILLTFSVVLFLEMMRLSVENTISSYSIETAKNIAKQIDVAEYQKFLKEKSENDTYWALRNELNDFREKTGALYVYTVEVDEKEKHPKILIDGQPKGSDAASELGQPTSTTTYDDVFPVLKGGTNSTKILHDSEYGDYLSAFAPIKNNGKVIGILGVDIDAKKVGSIQQKVIKEQLMNFILLFVMGIGIISCISFFYIRKRLKSLETLNEVAEKIATGELNEAQNLLGKIRIKGKDEIASLSQSFKQMMTGMREMVTDITKSAYEMLETFKALSQNIESAKHSSEQITMAIRTVSSSAQQQETSMNETANAIEEMAIGVQKIAESSSLIAESSNDVMKQVERGNEEIEKAIKQIDDMRQAVMETSIKITELGNRIEEVEQILTTITEISERTNLLALNANIEAARAGEHGKGFAVVANEVRKLAEQAKHSAQKIAELIQQFQVMTKNVVREMESGTQEVEKGTKAVHKVEEVFRSIFQAVHQSNNEIQEVSAITEEMAAGSEQISASVEQSAFLTKEAASNAMKVAESVEKQMKAMEGIAASTELLGKISEKLEQAVRKFNL; translated from the coding sequence ATGAAAACAAAATTTCAAAGTTTAAGTATGAAAATCTCTTTGTTAATTGTTAGTTTAATGATTATTTTATTAACTTTTAGCGTTGTTCTATTTTTGGAAATGATGAGACTTTCTGTAGAAAATACCATTTCCTCATACAGCATTGAAACTGCGAAAAATATTGCGAAACAAATAGATGTTGCGGAGTATCAAAAATTCTTAAAGGAAAAGTCAGAAAACGATACATATTGGGCTTTGCGAAATGAATTAAATGATTTCAGAGAGAAAACGGGAGCGCTTTATGTTTATACGGTAGAAGTTGACGAAAAAGAAAAGCACCCAAAAATTTTAATTGACGGACAACCGAAAGGATCGGATGCCGCGTCTGAACTTGGGCAACCGACTAGCACCACGACTTATGATGACGTGTTTCCGGTGTTAAAAGGAGGTACAAACAGCACGAAAATTCTACATGATTCCGAATATGGAGATTATCTCTCTGCTTTTGCTCCGATCAAGAATAACGGAAAAGTAATCGGGATTCTTGGAGTGGATATTGACGCGAAAAAGGTTGGTTCTATTCAACAAAAAGTAATAAAAGAACAATTGATGAATTTTATATTGTTATTTGTGATGGGTATCGGAATCATTAGCTGTATTTCCTTTTTCTACATTCGCAAACGATTAAAATCTCTAGAGACATTAAACGAAGTGGCTGAAAAAATCGCTACAGGGGAGTTAAACGAAGCGCAAAATCTATTAGGGAAAATACGAATAAAGGGGAAAGATGAGATTGCTAGCCTATCTCAATCGTTTAAGCAAATGATGACGGGAATGCGCGAGATGGTGACAGATATTACGAAAAGTGCATACGAAATGCTGGAAACCTTTAAAGCATTAAGTCAAAATATTGAGAGTGCCAAACATTCCAGTGAGCAAATTACAATGGCGATTAGGACGGTGTCTTCGAGCGCACAGCAACAGGAGACAAGCATGAATGAAACAGCTAATGCGATTGAGGAAATGGCTATTGGCGTTCAAAAAATTGCCGAGTCATCGTCTCTTATTGCGGAATCATCAAATGATGTGATGAAACAAGTGGAAAGAGGAAACGAAGAAATTGAGAAAGCAATAAAGCAAATCGATGACATGCGACAGGCTGTTATGGAAACATCCATTAAAATCACGGAGTTAGGCAACCGGATTGAAGAGGTTGAACAAATTCTTACGACCATTACGGAGATTTCTGAACGAACCAACTTGCTTGCGTTAAATGCAAACATTGAAGCGGCACGAGCTGGAGAGCATGGAAAAGGATTTGCCGTCGTTGCCAACGAAGTGAGAAAGCTTGCTGAGCAGGCAAAGCATTCGGCACAAAAAATTGCTGAATTGATTCAACAGTTCCAAGTCATGACGAAAAATGTGGTTCGCGAAATGGAGTCGGGGACCCAAGAAGTTGAAAAAGGGACAAAAGCTGTCCATAAAGTAGAAGAAGTGTTCCGATCTATTTTTCAGGCGGTTCACCAATCCAATAATGAGATTCAAGAGGTTTCTGCGATTACGGAGGAAATGGCTGCTGGATCTGAACAAATTTCTGCTTCCGTTGAGCAATCGGCCTTCTTAACTAAAGAGGCTGCATCAAACGCCATGAAAGTCGCGGAATCTGTGGAAAAACAAATGAAAGCAATGGAAGGAATCGCCGCTTCGACGGAATTGTTAGGGAAAATATCGGAAAAACTTGAACAAGCGGTAAGGAAATTTAATTTATAA
- a CDS encoding IS256 family transposase, whose translation MSKSIPNVDWANQLESVIRQFVKEKLELIMREEIKNFLEIEQAGTSNMRNGYYQRNLDTQYGRIEGLLVPRDRNGEFQTQLFAPYQRHTGWLEEAIIRMYQSGMSTREIGKFIERILGSTYSPATISRITDVVKEDIEKWHTRPLHKRYSVLYLDGLYVKLRRETVEKEVIYVVLGVNEEGYREILDFFVGGQESAYVWQEILQHLYQRGAKEVLLGIFDGLPGLEEAFKAVYPKADVQRCVVHKVRNTLHRVRKKDQFEVAEDLRLIYRAPNKEMALQMFQQFESKWSSKYPREVQSWANELDVLLTFMDYPSSIRSVIYTTNAIERTIKEIRKRLKPMNSLNSLEAAEKIVYLTIQDFNEKWAGRKLRGFAEAQEALERMFEERYH comes from the coding sequence ATGTCTAAAAGTATACCGAATGTCGACTGGGCAAATCAACTGGAAAGTGTCATTCGTCAGTTTGTAAAGGAAAAATTAGAACTGATCATGCGGGAAGAAATCAAGAATTTCCTCGAAATAGAACAGGCCGGAACATCAAATATGAGAAACGGCTACTATCAACGAAATCTAGATACGCAATATGGCCGGATTGAAGGTCTTTTGGTCCCTAGAGACCGAAACGGAGAATTTCAAACACAGTTGTTTGCCCCTTACCAACGGCACACCGGCTGGCTGGAGGAAGCAATCATTAGGATGTACCAAAGTGGCATGAGTACACGGGAAATTGGCAAGTTTATCGAACGAATTCTAGGAAGCACCTATTCTCCTGCGACGATCAGCCGTATTACCGATGTCGTGAAGGAAGACATCGAGAAATGGCACACTCGTCCACTGCACAAGCGTTATTCCGTCTTATATTTGGATGGTTTATACGTAAAACTTCGTCGCGAAACCGTGGAGAAAGAAGTCATTTATGTGGTGTTAGGGGTGAACGAAGAAGGATATCGCGAAATTCTTGATTTCTTTGTGGGAGGACAAGAAAGCGCCTATGTATGGCAGGAAATTCTTCAACACCTCTACCAAAGAGGCGCCAAGGAAGTGCTTCTGGGCATATTCGATGGACTACCAGGGTTGGAGGAAGCCTTTAAGGCGGTTTATCCGAAAGCCGATGTGCAGCGTTGTGTCGTTCACAAAGTCCGTAACACGCTCCATCGTGTTCGGAAAAAAGACCAATTTGAAGTGGCCGAGGATCTCAGGCTGATTTATCGCGCGCCGAATAAGGAGATGGCGTTACAGATGTTTCAACAGTTTGAGTCGAAATGGTCAAGCAAGTATCCGAGAGAAGTTCAATCTTGGGCCAATGAGTTGGATGTCCTCCTTACATTTATGGATTATCCAAGCAGTATTCGAAGTGTGATTTACACGACGAATGCCATTGAACGAACGATCAAGGAGATTCGGAAACGTCTAAAGCCGATGAACAGTTTGAATAGTTTAGAAGCCGCTGAAAAAATCGTATATTTGACCATTCAAGATTTTAATGAGAAATGGGCAGGGCGAAAGTTGCGAGGATTTGCCGAAGCACAGGAAGCCCTCGAGCGAATGTTTGAAGAACGTTATCATTAA
- a CDS encoding YjdJ family protein, with product MNRMLFIFQYVLAFMLLAFSTFASWYEGSELRDIPWEWKYSAFFSKMFNGEVTESSDISQLDHFIYAAKFKPIFPMLMMFSLIYIFILSGYLLLKYNTKKLMVFHFCLGIMFLLLETMVSNSPTVGGKYFTSLFIISCVLNFIISLILFLKLRKRNGEFQNNVFKLPWKIFRIAFSS from the coding sequence ATGAACAGAATGTTATTTATATTTCAATATGTATTAGCGTTTATGCTTTTAGCTTTCTCTACATTTGCTTCATGGTATGAAGGAAGTGAATTAAGAGATATACCATGGGAATGGAAATATTCCGCATTTTTCTCAAAAATGTTCAATGGTGAAGTAACGGAAAGTTCCGATATCTCACAATTGGACCACTTTATATATGCGGCAAAATTTAAACCAATATTTCCTATGTTGATGATGTTTAGCCTTATTTATATTTTCATTTTAAGTGGCTATTTACTTTTAAAATACAATACAAAAAAGCTAATGGTTTTTCATTTTTGCCTAGGTATTATGTTTCTTTTATTGGAGACAATGGTTTCTAATTCTCCGACAGTAGGAGGCAAATATTTCACTTCTCTTTTTATAATTAGTTGCGTGTTAAACTTTATTATTTCGCTCATTCTCTTCTTAAAGTTAAGAAAAAGAAATGGGGAGTTTCAAAACAATGTTTTTAAGCTCCCATGGAAAATATTTAGAATCGCGTTTTCCAGTTGA